One region of Purpureocillium takamizusanense chromosome 4, complete sequence genomic DNA includes:
- the ROT2 gene encoding Glucan 1,3-alpha-glucosidase (EggNog:ENOG503NUB9~BUSCO:EOG09260B3X~CAZy:GH31~COG:G), whose amino-acid sequence MIHFRRPPSIMRSTLGLSWKWTALLCVLAVIVAFIPQAAAVKEHDFKKCHQSGFCKRNRAYADNAASQSSTWNSPYQVIPESPVLKDGQLHAIILKTINDKGETARFPITVSFLKSGVARVTVDEERRQKKDIELRHNSPVRKERYNEAEKWAIVGGLELDKQAQVAFQDKNQINIKYGPESKLEAVIKFAPLEAEFRRDGATHIKLNDRGFLNMEHWRPKVDKPEPKEGEEAPAETGEDESTWWDETFGGNTDTKPRGPESVALDVSFVGYEHVYGIPEHTGPMSLKQTRGGEGNFEEPYRMYNADVFEYILDSPMTLYGSIPFMQAHRKGSSVGVFWLNAAETWVDITKGKHSSNPLNLGPGGKTNTHTHWISESGVLDVFVFLGPTPRDLTQKYGELTGYTAMPQEFSIGYHQCRWNYISDDDVKDVDRKMDKFKIPYDVIWLDIEYTDDKKYFTWEPHSFADPIGMGKQLDNHGRKLVVIIDPHIKKVDGYSVNKELTSQDLAVHNKDDSIYEGWCWPGSSNWIDCFNPKAIEWWKSLYKYDAFKGTMENTFLWNDMNEPSVFNGPETTMPKDNIHHGQWEHRDIHNLNGLTFHNATFEALVSRKKGEKRRPFVLTRSFYSGSQRLGAMWTGDNQASWDHLAASIPMILNQGIAGFPYAGADVAGFFGNPEKDLIARWYQAGAFYPFFRGHAHIDARRREPYLLGEPYTAIVTAALRLRYSLLPSWYTAFFYANRDGSPIVRPMFWTHPEEESGFAIDDQMFVGSTGLLVKPIVDQDKESTDIWIPDDEVYYDYATYQTMSTKKGKHLTVKATIDQIPLLMRGGHIFPRRDIPRRSSTMMRFDDYTLVVSVSKSGSAEGELYVDDGDTFDNEQGQYIYRKFTLAGNKLSSADADGRYVKTIKAGKWLTDMHDVHVDRIIVVGAPSAWNKKEVDIESDGRSWKVKVEYHAAEKGRAAFAVVGRVGARIGQDWVIKA is encoded by the exons ATGATACACTTTCGGCGACCACCATCCATCATGCGGTCGACGCTCGGGCTGTCCTGGAAATGGACGGCGCTCCTGTGCGTGTTGGCCGTCATAGTCGCCTTCATCCCCCAAGCAG CTGCCGTCAAGGAGCATGACTTCAAGAAATGTCACCAGTCCGGATTCTGCAAGCGTAACCGGGCATACGCCGACAATGCCGCGTCGCAGAGCTCGACGTGGAACTCTCCGTACCAGGTCATACCCGAGTCTCCCGTCCTCAAGGACGGTCAGCTACACGCAATTATACTCAAGACGATCAATGACAAGGGCGAAACGGCGCGTTTCCCAATTACCGTCTCGTTCCTCAAGAGCGGCGTCGCACGCgtcaccgtcgacgaggagaggcgCCAAAAGAAGGACATTGAGCTCAGGCACAACAGCCCCGTCCGAAAAGAGCGTTACAACGAGGCCGAGAAATGGGCCATTGTCGGTGGGTTGGAGCTGGATAAACAGGCGCAGGTCGCCTTCCAGGACAAGAACCAGATCAACATCAAGTACGGTCCCGAGtccaagctcgaggccgtcatcaaGTTTGCGCCTCTGGAAGCTGAATTCCGGAGGGACGGCGCCACGCACATCAAGCTCAACGACCGTGGGTTTCTCAACATGGAGCATTGGAGGCCAAAGGTGGATAAGCCCGAACCCAAGGAGGGTGAGGAAGCCCCTGCCGAGACCGGCGAGGATGAGAGCACCTGGTGGGACGAGACCTTTGGCGGAAACACCGACACGAAGCCGCGCGGCCCCGAAAGCGTCGCCTTGGATGTTTCTTTTGTTGGATATGAGCACGTGTACGGCATCCCCGAGCACACCGGCCCCATGTCCCTCAAGCAGACCCGCGGTGGCGAGGGCAACTTTGAGGAGCCGTACCGCATGTACAATGCCGACGTCTTTGAGTACATCCTCGACAGCCCAATGACCCTCTACGGATCGATCCCGTTCATGCAAGCACACCGCAAGGGCTCGTCGGTCGGCGTCTTCTGGCTgaacgccgccgagacctGGGTGGACATCACCAAGGGCAAGCACAGCTCCAACCCTCTTAACCtcgggcccggcggcaaAACGAACACGCACACGCACTGGATCTCGGAGAGCGGCGTGCTTGATGTCTTTGTGTTCCTGGGTCCTACACCCCGCGATTTGACACAAAAGTACGGCGAGCTTACCGGCTACACGGCCATGCCCCAAGAGTTCTCGATTGGCTATCACCAGTGCCGCTGGAACTACAtctccgacgacgatgtcaaGGATGTGGACCGAAAGATGGACAAGTTCAAGATCCCCTACGACGTCATCTGGCTCGATATTGAGTACACGGACGACAAAAAGTACTTTACCTGGGAACCGCATTCCTTCGCCGACCCCATCGGCATGggcaagcagctcgacaACCACGGGCGCAAGCtggtcgtcatcatcgacccCCACATCAAGAAGGTCGACGGCTACAGCGTCAATAAGGAGCTCACGTCGCAAGACCTGGCCGTCCACAACAAGGACGACTCCATATACGAgggctggtgctggccaGGATCATCCAACTGGATCGACTGCTTCAATCCCAAGGCTATCGAGTGGTGGAAGTCGCTCTACAAGTATGACGCGTTCAAGGGAACCATGGAGAACACGTTCCTCTGGAACGACATGAACGAGCCGTCTGTCTTCAACGGCCCGGAGACGACCATGCCCAAGGACAATATTCATCACGGTCAGTGGGAGCATCGCGACATCCACAACCTGAACGGCCTCACGTTCCACAACGCCACTTTTGAGGCGCTTGTCTCGCGCAAAAAGGGCGAGAAGCGCCGTCCCTTCGTCCTGACCCGGTCTTTTTATAGCGGCTCCCAGAGGCTGGGCGCCATGTGGACCGGCGACAACCAGGCGTCTTGGGACCATCTGGCCGCTTCTATCCCTATGATTCTCAACCAAGGCATTGCAGGCTTCCCGTACGCTGGCGCTGACGTTGCTGGCTTCTTTGGCAACCCCGAGAAGGACCTGATTGCCCGGTGGTACCAGGCGGGCGCCTTCTACCCCTTCTTCCGCGGTCACGCGCATATCGATGCCCGTCGCCGTGAGCCATATCTACTCGGCGAGCCGTACACAGCCATTGTGACGGCTGCCCTGCGACTGCGGTACTCACTCCTACCCTCCTGGTACACTGCCTTCTTCTATGCCAACCGCGATGGCAGCCCGATCGTCCGCCCTATGTTCTGGACGCACCCTGAGGAGGAGAGCGGTTTCGCCATTGACGACCAGATGTTTGTCGGGTCGACAGGTCTACTCGTCAAGCCCATCGTCGATCAGGACAAGGAGTCCACGGATATCTGGATCCCTGACGACGAGGTCTACTACGACTACGCGACTTACCAGACCATGAGCaccaagaagggcaagcACCTTACGGTCAAGGCGACCATCGACCAGATCCCGCTACTCATGCGGGGTGGCCACATCTTCCCGCGTCGCGACATCCCCCGGCGGTCCAGCACCATGATGCGGTTCGACGACTACACTCTTGTCGTGTCCGTCTCCAAGAGCGGttccgccgagggcgagctctacgtcgacgatggcgacacGTTTGACAACGAGCAGGGTCAGTACATTTACCGCAAATTCACGTTGGCCGGCAACAagctgtcgtcggcggacgCGGATGGCCGATATGTGAAGACGATCAAGGCCGGAAAGTGGCTCACGGACATGCACGACGTGCACGTCGACAGGAtcattgtcgtcggcgctccgTCGGCGTGGAACAAGAAGGAGGTCGATATCGAGAGTGACGGTCGGTCGTGGAAGGTCAAGGTCGAGTAtcacgccgccgagaaggggCGTGCTGCGTTTGCGGTCGTCGGTCGGGTGGGGGCCCGCATCGGCCAGGACTGGGTCATCAAGGCATGA
- the ndk1 gene encoding Nucleoside-diphosphate kinase (BUSCO:EOG09264YKY~EggNog:ENOG503P274~COG:F~TransMembrane:1 (i23-46o)) has protein sequence MAGPHHESAPPSGQRRRRNPPGAAVGTLVPRIFLVLVGLLLGYFLFAPRDQTSSFSPSPSPISNPVSSISPTLQVSSDEPKTAAMSTEQTFIAIKPDGVQRGLIAPIIGRFENRGFKLVAINLVTPTKEHLEKHYEDLKEKPFFPGLISYMGSGPICAMVWEGRDAVKTGRTLLGATNPLASAPGTIRGDFALDVGRNVCHGSDSVENAKKEIAHWFPNGTVSWKAAQFDWVYEKA, from the exons ATGGCTGGACCCCACCACGAGTCCGCCCCTCCAAGcgggcagaggcggcgacgcaacccgcctggcgctgctgtgGGAACCCTTGTCCCACGAAttttcctcgtcctcgttggtctgctgctgggctACTTTCTCTTCGCCCCTCGCGACCAGACCTCCAGCTTCTCTCCTTCACCGTCTCCGATCTCCAATCCAGTCTCCTCCATCTCTCCCACTCTTCAAGTCTCTTCAGACGAACCGAAAACCGCAGCCATGTCTACCGAGCAGAC CTTCATTGCCATCAAGCCCGATGGCGTTCAG CGTGGCCTGATTGCCCCCATCATCGGCCGCTTCGAGAACCGAGG CTTCAAGCTGGTTGCCATCAACCTGGTCACTCCCACCAAGGAGCACCTCGAGAAGCACT ATGAGGACCTCAAGGAGAAGCCTTTCTTCCCTGGCCTGATCTCCT ACATGGGCTCTGGCCCCATCTGCGCCATGGTCTGGGAGGGCCGTGATGCCGTCAAGACCGGCCGCA CTCTCCTCGGTGCCACCAACCCCCTGGCCTCTGCCCCCGGCACCATCCGTGGCGACTTCgctctcgacgtcggccgcaACGTCTGCCATGGCTCCGACTCCGTCGAGAAcgccaagaaggagattGCCCACTGGTTCCCCAACGGCACCGTCTCCTGGAAGGCTGCCCAGTTCGACTGGGTCTACGAGAAGGCTTAA
- a CDS encoding uncharacterized protein (EggNog:ENOG503NY2Q~TransMembrane:10 (o31-51i72-93o105-127i139-158o201-223i230-250o270-295i323-340o346-368i380-406o)), with protein sequence MTLAEVINEGLPRAAWSTIATRPAGPARLSLAYTLLLCQTLLGFILALVLVSSSHSFTDAFVPELARAKSITYVRISSFSALSSAVEAAVAAASRALDQPDVPLILSSAKFAINIILDLLLISTFHVTPHDPTVEMQAGIQLTCNMVAALLGILYFVVTNASSGKDNGISSESAAPRYTALKILIRPGLITFAESAVRNVLYLWLVSTIVSLGSTYATAWGVFNTIRWGLVMVPVSALEATTLAFVGHAWGRCRRQTPYSRMSFSSLCGVVQPALISVGLALAFEIPLCVGLSAAGSRAFARYLSGSDAVAKVTEHMWRSLDWCYVLYAVSTQLAAILLATRPKWYLWQSLASNILYVLPWAIVCQAVRLDEGNAWTYHALVFGGSLVFSFICVPVVVGLWGWLLWSGRTRLPPLR encoded by the coding sequence ATGACCCTCGCAGAGGTCATCAACGAAGgcctcccccgcgccgcaTGGTCCACCATTGCAACCCGTCCGGCTGGACCAGCccgcctctccctcgcctACACACTGCTGCTATGCCAAACGCTCCTCGGTttcatcctcgccctcgtaCTGGTCTCTTCGTCTCATTCCTTTACCGACGCCTTCGTTCCGGAGCTCGCTCGCGCAAAGAGCATCACGTACGTCCGCATTAGCAGCTTCTccgccttgagctccgcCGTAGAGGCAGCCGTtgcggcagcgtcgcgagCGCTTGACCAGCCAGACGTGCCCCTCATCCTCAGCTCCGCAAAATTCGCCATCAACATTatcctcgacctcctcttGATCTCGACCTTCCATGTGACACCCCATGATCCGACCGTGGAGATGCAGGCGGGCATACAGCTCACCTGTAACATGGTCGCTGCTCTCCTTGGCATTCTCTACTTTGTCGTTACGAATGCTTCGAGCGGGAAGGACAACGGCATCTCAAGcgagagcgccgcgccgcgttACACGGCGCTCAAGATTCTCATTCGCCCTGGATTAATCACGTTTGCTGAATCCGCCGTCCGCAACGTGCTCTACCTCTGGCTCGTTAGTACAATAGTGTCCCTTGGCTCCACGTACGCCACTGCCTGGGGCGTCTTCAACACCATCCGCTGGGGCCTCGTCATGGTCCCCGTTTCGGCCCTCGAGGCTACGACGCTGGCTTTCGTGGGCCATGCCTGGGGTCGCTGCAGGCGCCAAACACCTTACTCCCGCATGTCGTTCTCCTCGCTGTGCGGCGTTGTCCAACCTGCCCTGATATCCGTAGGTCTGGCGCTCGCATTCGAGATTCCGCTCTGCGTCGGCTTGTCAGCGGCCGGCTCACGCGCGTTTGCACGGTACctcagcggcagcgatgCCGTAGCCAAAGTCACAGAGCATATGTGGCGGTCCCTGGACTGGTGCTATGTTTTGTACGCCGTGTCGACGCAACTGGCTGCTATATTGCTCGCAACTAGACCGAAGTGGTACTTGTGGCAGAGCCTGGCGAGCAACATCCTGTACGTGCTGCCGTGGGCCATCGTTTGCCAAGCAGTGCGCTTGGACGAAGGCAATGCCTGGACATATCACGCTCTGGTCTTTGGGGGCAGCCTCGTGTTTAGCTTCATCTGCGTGCCCGTTGTCGTTGGCTTGTGGGGGTGGTTGCTATGGAGTGGACGGActcgcctgccgcccctcAGGTAG
- a CDS encoding uncharacterized protein (COG:S~EggNog:ENOG503P01C~TransMembrane:7 (o27-51i63-81o93-118i138-162o182-200i212-230o250-270i)), with protein MSGNGGRPRGYVDPDFPNPDGEWDTPIIIYGYTPAIALSAFAAAWFFLLLVAHAVQAARRRSWWFVTFSVGLLFEIVGYVARSLSAERDPYHLIYFVLNYFFIVTAPVFLAAGIYTVLSALISRLGDDTRYAFLPPRVILAFFITSDVISTVVQVAGAALIGVRSSRRQDPTAANNILLGGLAYQVFAMGVFVVLAATFLVRARRAIADTGLSVFCAVFAAATLLVYLRTTFRLAETAQGLYGALQTNEVYFACLEFAPIALAVLLFAVWHPGRCVGSTVRVRDEEKSRYARHAS; from the exons ATGAGCGGCAACGGAG gccgccctcgcgggTACGTCGACCCCGACTTCCCCAACCCCGACGGCGAGTGGGAcacgcccatcatcatctacGGCTACacgcccgccatcgccctctccgccttcgccgccgcctggttcttcctcctcctcgtcgcgcacgccgtccaggcggcccgccgccgcagctggtGGTTCGTCACCTTCTCCGTCGGCCTGCTCTTCGAGATCGTCGGCTACGTCGCCCGctccctctccgccgagCGCGACCCCTACCACCTCATCTACTTTGTCCTCAACTACTtcttcatcgtcaccgcgcccgtcttcctcgccgccggcatctACACCGTCCTCTCCGCCCTCATCtcccgcctcggcgatgaCACACGCTACGCCTTCCTCCCGCCCCGCGTcatcctcgccttcttcatcacCTCCGACGTCATCTCCACCGTCGTccaggtcgccggcgccgccctcatcggcgtccgctcctcccgccgccaggaccccaccgccgccaacaacatcctcctcggcggcctcgcctaCCAGGTCTTCGCCAtgggcgtcttcgtcgtcctGGCGGCCACGttcctcgtccgcgcccgccgcgccatcgccgacacgGGGCTGTCCGTCTTTtgcgccgtcttcgccgccgccacgctgctCGTGTACCTGAGGACGACGTTTCGcctcgccgagacggccCAGGGCCTGTACGGCGCGCTGCAGACCAACGAGGTGTACTTTGCGTGCCTCGAGTTCGCGCCCATTGCGCTGGCCGTGCTGCTCTTTGCCGTGTGGCACCCTGGGCGGTGCGTCGGGAGCACGGTCAGGGTGAGGGATGAGGAGAAGAGCAGATATGCCCGGCATGCGTCTTGA
- a CDS encoding uncharacterized protein (EggNog:ENOG503PDNW~SECRETED:SignalP(1-20~SECRETED:cutsite=ATA-QK~SECRETED:prob=0.8642)): protein MSPITLVAGMVAGLAIMATAQKFPHEDLILCDCGIGDNKEHLDWSTSRQMNWYQDITWPRSAYSYPDAPDMAVEVPYKDGIYPWDPSGTTATMPNGNVWTAYIEAGTPDGFKAGSAVSTKNTQDILNCWAYRGRPVSAAINKTITNDAICWSAFVCNRDDHAPSRPDDMGSHTSSLTTSSAAPATSFYSQAPPATPVPTTVSGQPTPTVLPETGSLSVYSTVNPRFINWQNTLQAFINNFVWDKNTGRCVGGPVQGTGFTIAIECAGIQIDEDTHMTLLLIKALRDVGLNSLWFNQNPIVPGNNGSSATNQSWVVMPEAFTIQATDMATNNVVGRLSYKTHYDGFLSGPCSTCETARFNKKFFDPMIAAIQGSYPTYHNFTVEAQCDPWMVCV from the coding sequence ATGTCTCCTATCACCCTCGTCGCTGGCAtggtcgccggcctggccatcATGGCTACGGCTCAAAAGTTCCCTCACGAGGACCTCATCCTCTGCGACTGCGGCATTGGAGACAACAAAGAGCATCTCGACTGGTCCACTTCGCGTCAAATGAACTGGTACCAGGACATCACTTGGCCACGTTCCGCGTACTCGTACCCCGACGCTCCAGACATGGCCGTCGAGGTTCCATACAAGGACGGTATTTACCCCTGGGATCCCTCTGGCACCACGGCCACGATGCCAAACGGCAATGTCTGGACGGCGTACATCGAAGCTGGCACCCCTGATGGCTTCAAGGCCGGCTCTGCAGTCTCGACCAAAAATACGCAGGACATTCTCAACTGCTGGGCCTACCGAGGCCGTCCAGTCAGCGCGGCCATCAACAAGACCATCACTAACGACGCCATCTGCTGGAGTGCCTTTGTCTGCAACCGTGACGACCACGCCCCGTCTCgccccgacgacatgggcTCTCACACCTCGTCTCTGACCACGTCCAGTGCTGCACCAGCCACATCATTCTACTCACAAGCGCCCCCCGCTACCCCTGTCCCCACGACGGTCTCTGGCCAACCAACTCCCACTGTTCTTCCTGAGACCGGAAGTCTTTCCGTGTACTCAACCGTCAATCCTCGCTTCATCAACTGGCAGAACACCTTGCAGGCATTCATTAATAACTTCGTCTGGGACAAGAATACGGGCCGCTGCGTTGGAGGTCCCGTCCAAGGCACCGGTTTCACCATTGCCATCGAGTGTGCCGGCATTCAGATCGACGAAGACACTCATATGACGCTTCTGCTCATCAAAGCACtccgcgacgtcggcctcaACAGCCTGTGGTTTAACCAGAACCCCATCGTGCCCGGAAACAATGGCTCCAGCGCGACCAACCAGAGCTGGGTAGTCATGCCCGAGGCCTTCACCATTCAAGCTACTGATATGGCAACCAACAACGTTGTCGGTCGCCTTTCATACAAGACGCATTACGATGGCTTTCTCTCTGGTCCCTGCTCCACCTGCGAGACCGCTCGATTCAACAAGAAGTTTTTCGATCCCATGATTGCCGCCATTCAGGGCAGCTATCCCACGTACCACAACTTCACCGTCGAGGCTCAGTGTGACCCTTGGATGGTGTGCGTCTAA
- a CDS encoding uncharacterized protein (EggNog:ENOG503NW7I): MADISAKIQDAAARNSDLLRTLAETDHAPPDLEQHRRFLDELSAQLRASDSRLKALNGRRELGLKEHQKYRDSSVRRFVYKAAGKKDRFAEKADRGEREYFEVLQRAHQEDKINGGLRAQVEEARQAGRSLETTAARNREAQRQLDELYHAIFAGPTPDFPDEDAAEQRCEALVRRYRAARAACEAEAEAARLLASGDALMMQALQHIGDALSYSRVDMFGGGGFADVLERNALADADRLLMMARLQASRAQRASPQVKTLPGVNINHGHIFADVFFDNIFTDMAFHREIERGRAEMMRCATALREELDAAAARKGRFAAEVARREAELKAGRIALQEERQRVFDGVTSLPPPPDEGPPISYEEAVREGPSTTTAPTAPATATATATAEAEAVPEQVVVAGKAEASSGAEAEGSRPAGRPANGPTREWWE; this comes from the coding sequence atggccgacatcTCGGCCAAGATCCAGGATGCGGCCGCCAGAAACAGCGACCTGCTGCGCACACTCGCCGAGACGGaccacgcgccgccggacctcgagcagcaccggcggttcctcgacgagctgagcGCGCAGCTGCGGGCATCCGACTCGCGGCTCAAGGCCCTCaacgggcggcgcgagctgGGGCTCAAGGAGCACCAAAAGTACCGCGACAGCTCGGTGCGGCGGTTCGTGTacaaggcggcgggcaagaAGGACCGGTTCGCGGAAAAGGCGGACCGGGGCGAGCGCGAGTACTtcgaggtgctgcagcgggcgcaCCAGGAGGACAAGATCAACGGGGGGCTCCGGGcgcaggtggaggaggcgcggcagGCCGGGCGGTCGctggagacgacggcggcccgcaaccgcgaggcgcagcggcagctcgacgagctgtaCCACGCCATCTTCGCGGGGCCGACGCCTGACTTcccggacgaggacgcggcggagcAGCGGTGCGAGGCGCTCGTGCGGCGGtaccgggcggcgcgggcggcgtgcgaggccgaggccgaggcggcgcggctgctggcgagcggcgacgcgctcatgatgcaggcgctgcagcacatTGGCGACGCCCTGAGCTACTCGCGCGTCGACATgtttggcggcggggggTTCGCCGACGTGCTGGAGCGCaacgccctggccgacgccgaccggCTGCTCATGATGGCGCGGCTGcaggcctcgcgcgcgcagagGGCGAGCCCCCAGGTCAAGACCCTGCCCGGCGTCAACATCAACCACGGGCACATCTTTGCCGACGTCTTCTTCGACAACATCTTTACCGACATGGCCTTTCACCGCGAGATtgagcgcgggcgcgccgagatgatgcgctgcgccaccgccctgcgcgaggagctggacgccgccgccgcgcggaagggtcgcttcgccgccgaggtggcccggcgcgaggccgagctcaaggccggccgCATTGCCctgcaggaggagcggcagcgcgtcTTTGACGGCGTgacctcgctgccgccaccgcccgacGAGGGGCCGCCCATTTCCTACGAGGAGGCCGTCCGGGAGGGGCCgtcgaccaccaccgcccctACCGCCCCTGCCACTGCaactgccactgccactgccgaggccgaggccgtgccGGAGCaggttgtcgtcgccggaaaggcggaggcgtcgtccGGGGCAGAGGCGGAGGGGAGCAGGCctgcaggccggccggcgaACGGCCCGACGAGGGAGTGGTGGGAGTGA
- a CDS encoding Chitinase (CAZy:GH18~EggNog:ENOG503NUDK~COG:G), translating into MPPLPSSAPRPLLPRIITYYQTHHDPSGKPISLLPLLTQPSISVTHVMLAAIHLNDDPQALTLNDHPPDHPRFDTLWAELRVLQASGVRVLGMLGGAAPGSFTRLDGVRFEEYYAPLRDLVRRRALDGLDLDVEESMSLGGVVRLIDRLRADFGPGFVITLAPVAMAMLDAEKNLSGFDYEALEVLRGRDIAWYNVQFYCNWGDASNTYMYDLMLGKGWPPEKIVIGLVTNPANGAGFVPWHMLSVVLALLKRRHQQFGGVMGWEYFNGLPGGAERPWEWARDMTSVLRREALAPPPNQPPPHEPAEPPPIPPRPSASTTAPVREVEADPDDVKGGAAVVPSPFDYYSDESRDD; encoded by the coding sequence atgcctcccctcccctcctccgcgccgcgccccctcctcccccgcaTCATCACCTACTACCAAACCCACCATGACCCCTCCGGCAAGCCCatctccctcctcccactcctcACCCAGCCCTCCATCTCCGTGACGCATgtcatgctcgccgccatccacctcaACGACGACCCCCAGGCCCTCACCCTCAACGACCACCCGCCCGACCACCCCCGCTTCGACACCCTCTGGGCCGAGCTCCGCGTCCTCCAGGCCTCGGGCgtccgcgtcctcggcatgctcggcggcgccgccccgggctccttcacccgcctcgacggcgtccgcTTCGAGGAGTACTACGCCCCGCTGCGGGACCTcgttcgccgccgcgccctcgacggcctcgacctcgacgtcgaggagagcatgtccctgggcggcgtcgtccgcctcatcgaccgcctgcgcgccgactTCGGCCCCGGCTTCGTCATCACCCTCGctcccgtcgccatggccatgctcgacgccgagaagaaCCTCAGCGGCTTCGACtacgaggcgctcgaggtgctgcgcggccgcgacaTTGCCTGGTACAATGTTCAGTTCTACTGCAACTGGGGCGACGCCAGCAACACCTACATGTACGACCTCATGCTCGGCAAGGGTTGGCCCCCGGAGAAGatcgtcatcggcctcgtcacTAACcccgccaacggcgccggcttCGTGCCCTGGCACATGCTATCTGTCGTTCTCGCCCTCCTGAAGCGTCGGCATCAGCAGTTCGGTGGCGTCATGGGCTGGGAGTACTTTAACGGCCTGCCAGGGGGCGCCGAACGCCCGTGGGAGTGGGCGAGGGACATGACTTCGGTTTTGAGGCGCGAGGCGCTCGCACCCCCGCCTAaccagccaccaccacacgaACCTGCAGAGCCTCCCCCAATACCGCCACGACCTTCTGCCTCAACAACGGCGCCAGTTCGTGAAGTCGAGGCTGATCCGGATGATGTGAAGGGgggtgccgccgtcgttccCTCGCCTTTTGACTACTACTCAGACGAGTCTCGAGATGATTGA
- a CDS encoding uncharacterized protein (COG:S~EggNog:ENOG503P400~TransMembrane:2 (i66-90o178-197i)): MFSRRLPLHWLAKTRPRLPLRQVRRAARLQSSQSPQASRVDRITSKLPKRLQKYTAGLRNAPVSHIVSFLILHELTAILPLVALFALFHYTTYVPISYMTEHFGEYVQGGIARFERYFSRKGWFGFGQEDSGAGTEKSEQAGSKSHAEEVVDKWRSGDRKYEILTEVALAYAVTKALLPLRIIFSVSATPWFARILIRARKMVTRKS; this comes from the coding sequence ATGTTCagtcgccgcctgcctctcCACTGGCTCGCAAAGACGCGGCCTCGCCTGCCTCTGCGGCAGGTCCGTCGGGCAGCGCGCCTCCAGTCCTCGCAGTCTCCACAAGCGTCGCGCGTCGACCGCATCACATCAAAGCTCCCCAAGCGGCTACAAAAGTACACCGCTGGACTTCGCAACGCGCCGGTCTCGCACATCGTCTCTTTTCTCATCCTGCACGAGCTCACAGCCATTTTACCGCTCGTCGCGCTGTTCGCCCTGTTTCACTACACCACATACGTTCCCATCTCGTACATGACGGAGCACTTCGGCGAGTACGTTCAAGGCGGCATTGCCAGGTTTGAGAGGTATTTCAGCCGCAAAGGCTGGTTCGGGTTCGGACAAGAGGATTCGGGGGCTGGCACGGAGAAGAGCGAGCAAGCAGGCAGCAAGTCGCACGCCGAAGAGGTGGTTGACAAGTGGAGGAGCGGCGACAGGAAATACGAAATCCTCACGGAAGTGGCTCTCGCATATGCCGTCACTAAGGCATTGCTACCCCTCCGCATCATATTCAGTGTGTCGGCAACACCCTGGTTCGCGCGGATACTTATAAGGGCCAGGAAGATGGTCACACGCAAATCCTGA